Proteins from a single region of Leptolyngbya sp. CCY15150:
- a CDS encoding TIGR03943 family protein → MAVNVKSSASRRRRRSPYIPWQMIFDLLAIAAWSWLLLKYWITGTMNVLLHPDYHWLAIAAGIFLAILAVVKLQQIIQGMRSQRPLPKMPHSTLFPVGVSSTLLLGIAILGFIVTPRPFASDLAVQRGVADTLIMTRSQPQSFRTSTRPEDRSVIDWVRTLNVYPEPDAYAGQPVRVEGFAVHSRELSDDYLTITRFVITCCAADVYPVGLPVKLPTSRLDYPADTWFRVEGDMMTETLNGIRQLVIQATALTEIPEPANPYDY, encoded by the coding sequence ATGGCTGTCAACGTAAAATCATCCGCCTCCCGCCGCCGCCGCCGATCGCCCTATATTCCCTGGCAGATGATCTTCGACCTGCTGGCGATCGCGGCTTGGAGCTGGCTGCTGCTGAAGTATTGGATTACCGGCACCATGAATGTGCTGCTGCATCCGGACTATCACTGGCTGGCGATCGCCGCCGGTATCTTCCTAGCCATTCTCGCCGTCGTTAAACTGCAGCAAATTATCCAAGGGATGCGATCGCAGCGTCCCCTGCCCAAAATGCCCCACTCGACCCTGTTTCCCGTGGGCGTCAGCAGCACCCTACTGCTTGGGATTGCCATCTTAGGCTTCATCGTCACGCCTCGCCCCTTTGCCAGCGATCTCGCCGTGCAGCGCGGGGTTGCCGATACGTTGATCATGACGCGATCGCAGCCCCAGTCGTTTCGCACCAGCACCCGTCCCGAAGATCGCTCCGTGATTGACTGGGTACGCACCCTCAATGTCTACCCTGAACCCGATGCCTACGCAGGGCAGCCGGTGCGGGTGGAAGGCTTTGCCGTGCATTCCCGTGAACTATCGGACGATTACCTCACCATCACCCGCTTTGTGATCACCTGCTGCGCTGCCGATGTCTACCCGGTCGGCTTGCCGGTAAAACTTCCTACCAGCCGCCTAGATTACCCAGCCGACACCTGGTTTCGGGTGGAGGGCGACATGATGACAGAAACCTTGAATGGCATCCGGCAACTAGTGATCCAAGCCACGGCGTTGACCGAAATTCCAGAACCAGCCAATCCCTACGACTATTAG
- the fabG gene encoding 3-oxoacyl-[acyl-carrier-protein] reductase, translating into MTTASQLHEQVAVVTGASRGIGRAIALALAAAGAKVAVNYARSSQAADEVVEKITAAGGEAIALQADVAQADQVDGLIGAVLERWGRVDILVNNAGITRDTLLLRMKPEDWQAVIDLNLTGVFLCTKAVSKLMLKQRSGRIINIASVSGQMGNPGQSNYSAAKAGVIGFTKSVAKELASRGVTVNAVAPGFISTDMTHDLNSDEILKFIPLGRYGQPEDVAGMVRFLAADPAAAYITGQTFNVDGGMVMA; encoded by the coding sequence ATGACGACAGCGTCCCAACTACATGAACAGGTTGCCGTGGTTACCGGGGCATCCCGAGGGATTGGGCGGGCGATCGCCCTAGCATTGGCGGCAGCAGGCGCGAAGGTGGCTGTCAACTATGCTCGCTCTAGCCAGGCCGCGGATGAGGTCGTCGAGAAGATTACGGCGGCGGGTGGAGAAGCGATCGCCCTCCAGGCCGATGTGGCCCAAGCCGACCAGGTGGATGGCTTGATCGGTGCTGTCCTAGAGCGCTGGGGACGGGTGGATATTTTGGTTAACAATGCTGGCATCACCCGCGATACCCTGTTGCTGCGCATGAAGCCCGAAGACTGGCAGGCCGTGATTGACCTCAACCTCACCGGCGTCTTCCTTTGCACCAAAGCCGTCAGCAAACTGATGCTGAAGCAGCGATCGGGACGCATCATTAATATTGCCTCGGTGTCTGGGCAGATGGGTAATCCTGGACAGTCTAACTACAGTGCGGCCAAAGCCGGCGTGATTGGTTTTACCAAAAGTGTTGCCAAGGAGCTGGCTAGCCGAGGGGTGACGGTGAATGCCGTCGCGCCGGGCTTCATTAGCACGGACATGACCCATGACCTCAATTCCGACGAGATCTTAAAATTCATTCCCCTCGGCCGCTATGGACAACCGGAGGATGTCGCCGGCATGGTGCGCTTCCTGGCCGCCGACCCGGCCGCAGCCTACATCACCGGGCAGACCTTCAATGTGGATGGTGGCATGGTCATGGCCTAG
- a CDS encoding endonuclease/exonuclease/phosphatase family protein, which translates to MATSVFINEFHYDNVGTDAGEFIEIAAPAGTDLTGWSLVLYNGANGGAYNTTLLSDIVADQGSGFGTVTVNYPANGIQNGAPDGFALVNNLGQVVQFLSYEGGFTAVGGPADGLTSVDIGVAEAGSEPVGLSLQLTGTGSTYEDFTWVAPAAQTPNTVNNNQIFNAVTPGVNAFISELHYDNVGTDEGEFVEITANAGADLSGYSVVLYNGNGGAPYNTITLSGVVADQSNGQGTIVIDFPSNGIQNGAPDGVALVDAEGNVVEFLSYEGSFTAVGGAADGLTSVDIGVAEDGTTPIGDSLQLINGAWTGPQAATRGIVNGGNNGGGDNGGGDNGGGDNGGDLDLTRIGDIQGAAHISPLVGQRVATTGIVTAVDTNGFYLQDPVGDGNLATSDAIFVFTSSAPGVTVGDELRVEGTVSEFTPGGASTRNLSTTQIGSPTLTTLSIGNPLPAATILGQGDRVPPTETIDDDAFGSFDPLTDGIDFFESLEGMLVTAQDFRVVDATNRFGEIFGVIDNGVGATGLSDRGTLNISPDDFNPERIQLQFDSGVFDVAFPEVNVGDTLGDVTGVVGYGFGNFEIVVTDDFTNQIVAGGLQPEVSTLTRGSDQLTVATYNVLNLDPNDSDGDTDIADGRFDAIAQQIINNLNAPDVIALQEVQDNTGSANDGVTAADATLQTLVDAIAAAGGPTYAFIDNPFIGNNTSGGQPGSNIRTAYLYDPSRVNLVEGSVTTVGGQGSGEAFQGARLPLIATFEFNGEAVTLVNNHFSSKGGSAPILGTEQPFETRQEDVTVNGSLDERQMQSAAVQDYVNGLLGADPNANVVVLGDLNEFEFVSPVRDLVTNSGLTNLTETLPEDERYSFIFQGNSQSLDHILVSNGLATGAEFDIVHTNVEFAATPQRASDHDPLLARFTLNGTPNEGDTNTIIVGDGDNIVSLDGRNNVVTTGDGNNFIYIDDAAAANGGTNTITTGTGNDNIWLPSGDNTVDAGAGNNLVGIGSGDDTVTAGDGDDFVYSVNGGGGTNTLTLGNGNNTIWLENGDYDIFTGSGNDSIGLGTGTDTVRDAGGDNIIYMVDAAQPAGNKDILTGSGDDYVATGSGDDLIDGGLGLNTLLGGAGNDTFILRAGAYNFIGDFEIGSDALQLTSLSFADLSFYQGTGTVSADAFIFDGEEAIAQIANTTVNQINNVSNFV; encoded by the coding sequence ATGGCTACTTCGGTTTTTATCAATGAGTTTCACTACGACAACGTCGGCACGGATGCCGGCGAATTTATCGAAATCGCTGCGCCTGCAGGCACCGATTTAACTGGATGGAGCCTAGTGCTCTACAACGGTGCCAACGGTGGTGCATACAACACGACCTTGCTGAGCGACATCGTGGCCGACCAGGGTAGCGGCTTTGGTACCGTCACCGTTAACTACCCCGCCAACGGCATTCAAAATGGCGCACCCGATGGCTTTGCCTTGGTCAACAATCTGGGGCAAGTGGTGCAGTTTTTGAGCTATGAAGGCGGATTTACTGCGGTAGGTGGGCCAGCAGACGGACTAACCAGCGTCGATATTGGCGTGGCAGAAGCGGGCAGCGAACCAGTTGGCCTTTCTCTACAACTGACGGGGACTGGCTCGACCTACGAAGACTTTACCTGGGTGGCACCCGCTGCTCAAACCCCCAACACAGTCAACAATAACCAGATCTTCAACGCAGTGACACCTGGGGTGAATGCATTCATTAGCGAGCTGCACTACGACAACGTGGGCACGGATGAGGGCGAGTTCGTTGAAATTACCGCCAACGCGGGCGCGGATCTCAGCGGCTACAGTGTGGTGCTCTATAACGGCAACGGTGGCGCGCCCTACAACACTATTACTCTCAGCGGCGTAGTAGCTGACCAAAGCAACGGTCAGGGCACGATCGTGATTGATTTCCCCAGCAACGGCATTCAGAATGGGGCTCCCGACGGCGTAGCGCTGGTCGATGCCGAGGGCAATGTAGTGGAATTCCTTAGCTACGAAGGCTCTTTTACAGCCGTGGGCGGCGCAGCAGATGGTCTCACCAGTGTTGACATTGGTGTAGCCGAAGATGGAACGACGCCAATTGGTGATTCGCTACAGCTCATCAATGGGGCCTGGACTGGCCCTCAAGCTGCCACCCGGGGTATCGTGAATGGTGGCAATAACGGCGGTGGCGATAACGGCGGCGGTGATAACGGCGGTGGCGATAACGGTGGCGATCTTGACCTAACCCGCATTGGTGACATTCAAGGAGCAGCCCACATCTCACCGCTGGTGGGGCAACGGGTGGCCACCACGGGCATTGTCACCGCTGTCGATACCAACGGCTTTTATCTGCAAGACCCTGTGGGCGACGGCAACCTAGCCACCTCCGACGCAATTTTTGTCTTCACCAGCAGCGCCCCTGGAGTGACGGTGGGCGACGAACTGCGGGTGGAGGGCACCGTCTCTGAATTTACCCCTGGCGGAGCATCAACCCGCAACCTGTCAACGACTCAGATCGGCAGCCCCACACTGACCACACTGAGCATCGGCAACCCCCTGCCAGCAGCCACCATCCTGGGCCAGGGCGATCGCGTTCCTCCCACCGAAACTATCGACGACGATGCTTTTGGCAGCTTTGACCCACTGACCGACGGCATTGACTTCTTTGAGTCGCTGGAGGGCATGTTGGTGACGGCTCAAGACTTCCGGGTTGTTGATGCCACCAATCGCTTTGGCGAAATCTTTGGCGTCATCGACAACGGCGTTGGAGCTACGGGGCTAAGCGATCGCGGCACCCTTAACATCAGCCCCGACGACTTTAACCCCGAGCGCATCCAGCTTCAGTTTGACAGCGGCGTGTTTGACGTTGCCTTCCCCGAGGTGAATGTGGGCGACACCTTGGGTGATGTCACCGGAGTGGTGGGCTACGGCTTCGGCAACTTTGAGATTGTCGTGACCGACGACTTTACCAACCAGATCGTGGCGGGCGGTCTCCAGCCAGAGGTCAGCACCCTAACTCGCGGCAGCGACCAGCTCACGGTAGCCACCTACAACGTCCTTAACCTTGACCCCAACGACAGCGACGGCGACACCGACATTGCCGATGGGCGCTTTGATGCGATCGCTCAGCAAATCATCAACAACCTCAACGCCCCCGACGTCATCGCTCTGCAAGAGGTACAGGACAACACCGGCTCAGCCAACGACGGTGTAACAGCGGCAGATGCGACCCTGCAAACGCTGGTGGATGCGATCGCAGCGGCAGGCGGCCCCACTTACGCCTTTATCGACAACCCCTTTATCGGCAACAACACCAGCGGCGGTCAGCCGGGATCCAACATTCGCACCGCCTACCTCTACGACCCTAGCCGGGTCAATCTAGTAGAGGGTTCGGTGACCACCGTGGGCGGTCAGGGCAGCGGCGAAGCCTTCCAAGGTGCGCGCCTACCCCTCATTGCCACCTTTGAGTTCAATGGCGAAGCGGTGACACTGGTCAACAACCACTTTTCGTCGAAGGGCGGCAGCGCTCCGATTCTGGGCACCGAGCAGCCCTTTGAAACCCGCCAAGAAGATGTCACCGTCAACGGCTCCCTCGACGAGCGCCAGATGCAGTCTGCAGCAGTGCAGGACTACGTCAACGGCCTGCTGGGTGCCGACCCCAACGCCAACGTGGTGGTGCTGGGTGACCTCAACGAGTTTGAGTTTGTCTCGCCCGTGCGCGACCTCGTGACCAACAGCGGCCTCACCAACCTAACCGAGACCCTGCCCGAAGATGAGCGCTACTCGTTTATCTTCCAAGGCAACTCCCAGTCGCTCGACCATATTTTGGTCAGCAATGGTCTAGCCACCGGGGCTGAGTTTGATATCGTACATACCAATGTTGAGTTTGCCGCTACCCCCCAACGGGCCAGCGACCACGACCCGCTCTTAGCGCGGTTTACCCTGAACGGAACACCCAACGAAGGTGATACCAATACCATCATCGTTGGCGATGGGGACAATATCGTTAGCCTAGATGGCAGAAACAACGTTGTGACCACGGGAGATGGCAACAATTTCATCTATATTGATGACGCTGCTGCTGCCAATGGCGGTACAAACACCATTACAACCGGCACGGGCAATGACAACATCTGGCTGCCCAGTGGCGATAACACTGTCGATGCGGGTGCTGGCAATAATTTGGTTGGCATTGGATCGGGTGATGATACGGTCACGGCAGGTGATGGAGACGACTTCGTCTATAGCGTGAATGGTGGTGGTGGCACCAACACGTTGACCCTGGGGAATGGCAATAACACCATTTGGCTGGAAAACGGAGATTACGACATCTTCACCGGCAGCGGCAACGACTCGATTGGCTTAGGCACTGGAACAGATACGGTTCGAGATGCAGGAGGCGATAACATTATCTACATGGTGGATGCGGCTCAACCTGCTGGCAATAAAGATATCCTTACCGGTAGTGGAGACGACTACGTTGCCACGGGTTCAGGAGATGACCTGATTGACGGCGGCTTAGGCCTCAACACCCTGTTGGGTGGAGCAGGTAATGATACCTTTATCCTACGTGCAGGTGCCTACAACTTCATCGGTGACTTTGAGATTGGCAGCGATGCGCTCCAGCTCACAAGCCTAAGTTTCGCTGACCTCAGTTTCTATCAAGGAACAGGTACGGTGTCTGCTGATGCGTTTATCTTTGACGGTGAAGAAGCGATCGCTCAGATTGCTAACACAACGGTCAATCAAATCAATAATGTCAGCAACTTTGTTTAA
- a CDS encoding thioredoxin family protein encodes MANLTVEILGTGCKKCHQLEANAREAIAALDLDAEVLHITDLIKIAERGVMKTPALVVNGQVVSQGKVATPEQIQPLLTAE; translated from the coding sequence ATGGCAAACCTCACCGTTGAAATTTTGGGAACTGGCTGCAAGAAATGTCACCAACTGGAAGCAAATGCTAGAGAGGCGATCGCTGCCCTCGATTTGGATGCAGAGGTTCTACACATTACGGATCTGATCAAAATTGCTGAGCGGGGCGTGATGAAAACGCCGGCCTTGGTGGTGAATGGCCAGGTTGTCAGCCAAGGCAAGGTGGCAACGCCGGAGCAGATTCAGCCTTTGTTGACGGCGGAGTAG
- a CDS encoding permease: MHVSSFWREQWKALALMVMAFLLCFYLPVEALQQSERLRNAVWESLYLVRWYAQEHVLLCLIPAFFIAGAIAVFISQDAVMKYLGPKANQVLAYGVASVSGTILAVCSCTVLPLFAGIYRMGAGLGPAIAFLYSGPAINVLAIILTARVLGLPLGIARAIGAIVFSVVIGLAMQFIFRNDALEPVKAASMLPEGDEMRPLWQNGLFFAVLVGILVFANWANPNVTTGIWFAIYALKWWLTGLLGLALAAILIAWFHLNPGKVMLMAGLTAVLSWQFHQQPLVPFSAAVLGLSWLTSTSKGEAGEWFEASWDYAKQILPLLLIGVLIAGALLGRPDQEALIPASWVVWAVGGNSVWANFFAAIAGAFMYFATLTEVPILQGLIGNGMGQGPALALLLAGPALSLPNMLVIRSIIGTRKTVVFVALVVAMATLSGTIYGAIWG, encoded by the coding sequence ATGCACGTTTCATCGTTTTGGCGAGAGCAGTGGAAAGCACTGGCTCTGATGGTGATGGCCTTTTTGCTCTGCTTCTACCTGCCGGTGGAGGCGCTGCAGCAGTCGGAGCGGCTGCGGAATGCGGTATGGGAATCGCTGTATCTGGTGCGCTGGTATGCCCAAGAGCATGTCTTGCTATGTCTGATTCCGGCTTTCTTCATTGCCGGAGCGATCGCTGTCTTTATCAGTCAAGATGCGGTGATGAAGTATCTGGGGCCCAAAGCCAATCAGGTGCTGGCCTATGGGGTTGCGTCAGTGTCGGGCACCATTTTGGCGGTTTGTTCTTGTACCGTCCTGCCGCTGTTTGCCGGTATTTATCGCATGGGGGCGGGTCTGGGGCCAGCGATCGCCTTCCTTTATTCTGGCCCGGCGATTAATGTGCTGGCGATTATTTTGACGGCGCGCGTCTTGGGGCTGCCCTTGGGAATTGCCAGAGCGATCGGTGCCATTGTTTTCAGCGTCGTGATCGGTCTAGCCATGCAGTTCATCTTCCGCAACGATGCCTTGGAACCGGTGAAAGCTGCATCGATGCTACCGGAGGGAGATGAGATGCGTCCCCTTTGGCAAAATGGGCTTTTCTTTGCAGTGCTGGTTGGCATTTTGGTCTTTGCCAACTGGGCTAATCCTAATGTGACCACTGGCATTTGGTTTGCCATCTATGCCCTGAAATGGTGGCTGACTGGGTTGCTGGGCCTAGCCCTGGCAGCAATTCTAATCGCCTGGTTCCATCTCAACCCCGGCAAGGTGATGCTGATGGCGGGGTTGACGGCTGTCCTATCTTGGCAATTTCACCAGCAGCCGCTGGTGCCCTTCTCTGCTGCTGTGCTGGGCCTATCTTGGCTGACCAGTACCAGTAAGGGCGAAGCTGGCGAATGGTTTGAGGCATCCTGGGACTACGCTAAGCAAATCCTGCCCCTGTTGTTGATTGGGGTGTTGATTGCCGGCGCGCTCCTCGGTCGCCCTGATCAGGAAGCCCTGATTCCTGCCTCCTGGGTCGTCTGGGCCGTGGGGGGGAATTCTGTCTGGGCAAATTTCTTTGCCGCGATCGCTGGAGCGTTTATGTACTTCGCGACACTGACTGAGGTGCCGATTCTGCAAGGGCTGATCGGAAACGGTATGGGGCAGGGGCCAGCCCTAGCACTGCTCCTGGCGGGCCCTGCCCTATCTTTGCCCAACATGCTGGTCATTCGCAGCATTATTGGCACGAGAAAAACCGTCGTATTTGTAGCCTTAGTGGTGGCCATGGCCACGCTCTCCGGCACCATCTACGGCGCGATTTGGGGATAG
- a CDS encoding permease has translation MTVKLTNALTLFFSLLVEAMPFLLLGVLLSSLLLLFVDERRLIAVMPKHPLAGALAGSLAGFLFPVCECGNVPVARRLLMQGAPSSMAVGFLLAAPTVNPIVFWATWTAFRDQPEIVFLRIFFSLAIAVIVGWTFSRQVDLRPMMQPSVARLMPTPVPSAQVGQSALLQSGTFLLDAAGQPIRLDNLVAAGGTVISRPFPERLQLMIDNVTQEFRELGGMLVIGSAIAAAVQVFVPREIILNLGQGPITSILAMMALAWVVSICSTVDSFFALAFASTFTSGSLLAFLVFGPMIDLKNIGLLLTVFRGRTILYLFMLAGQLTFLFSLVMNLYIS, from the coding sequence ATGACAGTTAAACTCACCAATGCCCTGACGCTATTCTTTAGCTTGCTTGTGGAAGCCATGCCGTTCCTGCTGTTAGGAGTATTGCTATCGAGCTTACTGCTGCTGTTTGTGGATGAACGTCGGCTGATTGCCGTCATGCCCAAACATCCGCTTGCCGGAGCCTTGGCCGGCAGTCTGGCAGGGTTTCTCTTCCCGGTATGCGAATGTGGCAATGTGCCCGTGGCACGCCGGCTGTTGATGCAGGGGGCTCCATCATCCATGGCGGTTGGCTTTTTGCTAGCGGCTCCCACGGTGAATCCCATCGTCTTTTGGGCCACCTGGACGGCGTTTCGCGATCAGCCAGAAATTGTCTTCCTGCGAATTTTCTTTTCCCTAGCGATCGCTGTCATTGTTGGCTGGACGTTTAGCCGACAGGTGGATCTACGGCCGATGATGCAGCCGTCGGTAGCGCGGTTGATGCCCACCCCCGTGCCGTCGGCTCAGGTAGGACAGTCGGCCCTCCTACAGTCGGGCACCTTCTTGCTAGACGCCGCCGGGCAGCCGATTCGCCTGGATAACCTAGTGGCGGCTGGGGGCACCGTGATCTCTCGCCCCTTTCCAGAACGGCTGCAGCTGATGATTGATAATGTGACCCAAGAATTTCGGGAACTGGGGGGCATGTTGGTAATTGGTAGTGCGATCGCTGCCGCCGTGCAGGTCTTTGTGCCTCGGGAGATTATCCTCAATTTAGGACAGGGGCCGATCACGTCTATCCTGGCGATGATGGCCTTAGCTTGGGTGGTCTCCATTTGCTCCACGGTAGACTCCTTTTTTGCCCTCGCCTTCGCCTCCACCTTTACGAGTGGCTCCTTGCTAGCCTTCCTCGTCTTTGGCCCCATGATCGACCTGAAAAATATTGGGCTGCTGCTGACGGTCTTTCGAGGACGCACCATTCTCTATCTCTTCATGCTGGCGGGGCAGCTCACCTTCTTGTTTTCCCTTGTGATGAACCTCTACATTAGCTAA
- a CDS encoding heavy metal-responsive transcriptional regulator, translating into MFKIGDVAQRLALNPQTLYFYERIGLIPAPQRTEAGYRLFSQQDVDRLAFITRAKSLGLSLDEIRSILALKDGKSLTCQDVHDRLVSKLDQIETQIQQLQRLHDELRPLIQECRSNFDPAHPDKVCIVLENYPAPL; encoded by the coding sequence ATGTTCAAAATCGGAGACGTTGCTCAGCGCCTAGCCCTAAATCCACAAACGCTGTATTTCTATGAGCGCATTGGCCTCATTCCTGCACCGCAACGGACTGAAGCCGGTTATCGGCTCTTTAGTCAACAGGATGTTGACCGGCTAGCGTTTATCACCAGGGCCAAATCTTTGGGGCTAAGCCTAGATGAAATTAGGAGCATTTTGGCGCTGAAAGACGGCAAATCCCTCACCTGCCAAGACGTTCACGATCGCTTGGTGAGCAAGCTAGACCAAATTGAAACCCAAATTCAGCAACTGCAGCGGCTGCATGATGAACTCCGCCCCCTGATTCAGGAATGCCGCTCTAATTTTGATCCAGCTCATCCAGACAAGGTCTGCATTGTTTTAGAAAACTATCCTGCTCCGCTCTAG
- a CDS encoding NACHT domain-containing NTPase: MANRTKQTMAATPEGVKLIEEKRRIIGKSAEVIGGQVEVSRSTVQKFFKGRPIASANFKALCKQLDLDWEIVADWKEIAPPPTPVDVAPDPDELDELVQKARSHGSANIEKRCGEMRVLDMVQPIGVGAIYTDVNILEKITGRTRRELDECMQGQSPETFDRFLLGAVRERRVDGLEAVRDKKQLMILGRPGAGKTTFLKRLATLCNQGEVLQDQVPIFVTLKEFAETVDRPNLLPFITRYFSPSLSTEAVSSLLEQGRGLVLLDGLDEVLEQDHDRVLGEIRAFAHQYEASHIVITCRIAAQEYRFEQFTDVEMADFNDEQIQDFADKWFKAKEPDNLDEEGNSAVAKLFWEAINEREPIKELAINPLLLTLLCLEFEQSSEFPQSRSELYRRALEVLLRKWDGQRRIKRENVYKRLPVERKEILLGQLAKYTFERGNYFFREDVAKQRISQYIQNLPDAQTDPDALLVDSHAVLKSIEAQHGLLTERAAGIYSFSHLTFHEYFTAKAIVDSPDQPTALQSLVMHLHEQRWREVFLLVAERMESADQLLILMKQHIDQMLANDENLQELLTWVDQKSRSVEAPYKVAAIRAFYFALALDLALDRARARALDLDLARDPALDLALDLARALALALALALDRDLALDLARDRDRALDLDLDRDRDLALALALALALDLDLALDLALDLARDLARALARALDPELQHKLQELQDQLSEAANAMEEQFEQWWQTQGKAWAEALRAVMIEHRNIGHDWQFSDEQEDLLSQYNTANHLLVECLNTSYVQKETRQQIESELLLPINRLQGN, encoded by the coding sequence ATGGCAAACCGAACAAAGCAAACAATGGCAGCCACACCAGAAGGGGTGAAGCTGATTGAGGAAAAGCGGCGCATTATTGGGAAAAGCGCTGAGGTAATTGGCGGCCAGGTGGAAGTGTCGCGTAGCACAGTACAGAAGTTTTTTAAGGGAAGACCGATCGCTTCTGCCAACTTCAAGGCACTTTGTAAGCAGCTTGATCTGGATTGGGAGATAGTGGCAGATTGGAAAGAGATCGCCCCTCCTCCAACTCCGGTTGATGTGGCCCCAGACCCGGATGAGCTGGATGAGCTAGTGCAGAAAGCGCGATCGCACGGGAGCGCAAACATCGAAAAGCGCTGCGGGGAAATGAGAGTGCTGGATATGGTGCAGCCCATTGGAGTTGGCGCGATTTATACCGATGTCAATATTCTGGAAAAAATTACGGGTAGAACCCGGCGAGAGTTAGACGAATGTATGCAGGGGCAATCGCCGGAGACCTTTGACCGCTTTCTGCTGGGGGCAGTGCGTGAACGACGAGTGGATGGGCTGGAGGCGGTGCGGGATAAAAAGCAGCTCATGATTTTGGGGCGACCGGGGGCGGGTAAAACCACATTCCTGAAGCGGCTGGCAACGCTATGCAATCAGGGCGAGGTTCTTCAAGACCAAGTGCCTATCTTTGTCACACTGAAGGAGTTTGCGGAAACGGTGGATCGCCCTAATCTATTGCCATTTATCACCCGCTATTTCTCGCCCTCCCTGTCCACAGAAGCCGTTAGTAGTCTTTTAGAACAGGGTCGAGGATTGGTGTTGCTGGATGGCTTAGACGAAGTGTTGGAGCAAGACCATGACCGGGTATTGGGCGAGATTCGAGCGTTTGCCCACCAGTATGAAGCGTCTCACATTGTGATCACCTGTCGCATTGCTGCACAAGAGTACAGGTTTGAGCAGTTCACGGATGTCGAGATGGCTGATTTTAACGATGAGCAGATTCAGGATTTTGCTGATAAATGGTTCAAAGCTAAGGAGCCAGACAATCTAGATGAGGAAGGCAACTCCGCTGTGGCCAAGCTTTTCTGGGAGGCCATCAATGAGCGTGAGCCCATCAAAGAACTGGCCATTAATCCCCTGCTGCTCACCCTGCTATGTCTGGAGTTTGAGCAATCTTCGGAATTCCCGCAAAGCAGATCTGAACTGTATCGGCGCGCCCTAGAGGTGTTGTTGCGTAAATGGGATGGGCAACGACGCATTAAACGAGAAAACGTCTACAAACGCCTGCCGGTTGAACGCAAAGAAATCTTACTCGGTCAACTCGCGAAATACACCTTTGAGCGAGGGAATTACTTCTTTCGAGAGGATGTAGCCAAGCAGCGGATTAGCCAATACATTCAGAATTTACCCGATGCTCAGACCGATCCCGATGCCCTATTAGTCGATAGTCATGCCGTATTGAAATCGATTGAAGCTCAACATGGCCTGCTGACGGAACGAGCTGCCGGGATTTATTCCTTTTCTCACTTAACATTCCATGAATATTTTACAGCTAAGGCTATTGTGGATAGCCCGGATCAACCTACTGCACTCCAGTCCTTGGTGATGCACCTGCATGAACAACGCTGGCGAGAAGTATTCCTGCTGGTCGCAGAACGGATGGAATCTGCTGATCAGCTCTTGATTCTGATGAAGCAGCACATTGACCAGATGCTGGCGAACGATGAGAACTTACAGGAATTGCTTACCTGGGTAGACCAAAAATCGAGATCGGTCGAAGCACCCTATAAGGTGGCGGCCATTCGCGCATTTTATTTTGCCCTCGCCCTCGACCTCGCCCTCGACCGCGCCCGCGCCCGCGCCCTCGACCTCGACCTCGCCCGCGACCCCGCCCTCGACCTCGCCCTCGACCTCGCCCGCGCCCTCGCCCTCGCCCTCGCCCTCGCCCTCGACCGCGACCTCGCCCTCGACCTCGCCCGCGACCGCGACCGCGCCCTCGACCTCGACCTCGACCGCGACCGCGACCTCGCCCTCGCCCTCGCCCTCGCCCTCGCCCTCGACCTCGACCTCGCCCTCGACCTCGCCCTCGACCTCGCCCGCGACCTCGCCCGCGCCCTCGCCCGCGCCCTCGACCCTGAATTGCAGCACAAGCTGCAAGAGCTGCAAGACCAGTTATCAGAGGCTGCCAATGCAATGGAGGAACAATTCGAGCAGTGGTGGCAAACTCAAGGAAAAGCCTGGGCTGAGGCCCTGAGAGCCGTGATGATTGAACATCGCAACATTGGCCATGATTGGCAGTTCAGTGATGAGCAAGAAGACCTGTTGAGTCAGTACAACACCGCTAACCACCTCTTGGTTGAATGTCTCAACACCAGCTACGTCCAAAAAGAAACTCGGCAACAGATTGAATCTGAATTGCTCTTACCCATCAACCGCCTCCAAGGCAATTGA